Below is a window of Candidatus Hydrogenedens sp. DNA.
AAATCGGAATTATCTCTATTGCAAATAACTACAGGTAAATCTCGTGGTATTTCCTGATAGAAAATCGAATACATAATCAGAAAACTGATAATGGGTAAAACGAAGGTAAAAAGATAATAGAAAGGGCTATGGGCGATGATATGGAGTTCCCTTCGTAAAACTCTCATCAGGGAGGTAGCCATTAAGAACTTCCCCTTCTGGAAACAAATCTTTTTATTAGATTATCAATTTTTCCACGAATAAAAATTACCCAATCGGCTTCTTTATCAGGGCGTTCCCATGGAACAACGATACTCATTCCAGGGCGAAGTCCCTCTGGCTTTTGTAGGGGTTTGGCACGAACTTCAAAGGTTCGTAAATCAAATCCTCCTGAAGCACTGGTGGCACGCCATGTGGCAAACTCACCTAATGGGGATATGTAATATATCTCCATTTCGAGAACGCGACGATTTAACGCAGGAATCATTCCCGCAATGACCTGTCCAATGTGTAATCCATTCATCTGGTCTTCCCGAATATTAAAGGTAATCCAGATTTTATCGGGATTTAACATCGTTACAATGGGCATACCCGCAGAAGCAATTTCGCCGGGGTAAACAATATGTTCTAATATTTCTCCATCAATAGGGGCAGTAACATGAACTTCATCGATTAACGATTCTACTTCTTGCACAGCACCGGAGGCTTGTTGAACCAATGCCTCTGCCGCTTTTTTGTCTTCCTCTCGTGTGCCATTAATAGCCATGTCATACTGAGCTTTTGCAGTTGCTTCCAGACGGCACGCCATTTTATATTGTGCCTCTACTTCATCTCGCTTTTGAGCAGGAACAACTCCTTCTTCAAATAATTTTTGTATCCTTTGAAAACTTTTTTCTGCCAACTCTTTTCCTGCCTGTGCTTGAAGCCATTGATTATATGCCATACGGATTTGTTCTTCTCGGGCTCCTTTTTCGGCTTTCTCAAACTGTGCCTGTGCTGCTTTTTGAGCACTTTCTGCCTGCTTCTTCTTTGCTTCCAATTGAGGACGGTCTAAAATAGCAACTGTATCCCCCTTTTTAACACGCTGTCCCTCTTCTGCAATAATTTCAAGCACGCGTCCTGGAACTTTGGCAGAAACATTTATCTTGTCGGTCTCGACTTCTCCCTGAAGGTAAAAAGGTTGGGGCTGAATGAAAATGTAAGAGAGAAAGGAAACTACAAAAAGGCTTATCATGAAAATAAAGAAAGCCACTAATCTTGGATGACGCATTTTTTTACATCCCTTCTGAGTATAATTAACGATAATGTAATTACTAATTTACGGTTGCGAAGGAGTTTTTTCCTCATTGGCTTCTACAATCTGAATCTGATTCATAAACTCCTGCCAACGGGACGATTGCCCACTTGCCTCCAATAGTTGAAATAAGGCAACATCGTAATCATAAGCGGATTTAAGCCGTCCCAGTTGTGCACGGGAATGTTGATACACAGCATCTACAACCTCAATAGAAGTGCTAACACCTTCTTCAAAGGCTTTAGTTCGAACACGCAAGTTCTCCGCCGTTAACTGTAATGTGGTATCAAAACTTTCCCACTGTTCCCGTGCTTTTTTCATCTCTTCATATCTTTTAACAACAAGACTTTCTAAGTCTTTTTTTACCTTTACTCGCATATATTCCGCTTTGCGGACCAATGCCTTTGCCGAAGCGGTTTTATGCTTCCCTTGAAAACCATCAAAAAATGTGTAATTCAGACCAATTCCTACAGCCCAGGTTGGGTCTAATAAGGTTAAATCATCTTCAAAAATTTCATGCATACCAAAAAGATACACCGTAGGGCGGTTTGCTCCTTTTTCCGCCTTAACACCTGCATTGGCTTGTTCAACCTTTGAAGATATAATGGATATAGCGGGATGTGTTTCGTTCAAGCTCTCTTTAAATGTGTCAATAGGCGGGTCACTGTTTAAGAGGAATAATTCGGAATTGGGTTCCCATAGATTGTTTTCAAAAAGGATATTAATGAGACCTTCCTGGATTATAGAAATGTCTCTTTGTGCCGCATCTTCTTCCTGCTTTGCTTTTGCCAATTCGACTTGAGCATGAAGTAATTCTACTTTTGCAATAATTCCTTCACGGAATAGCCGTTCTGCTCGGTCTACATGTTTTTCCATCAGTTCTCTTTTTAATGTTTGAACTTTATAATTCTGTTTTGCAAGCACCAACCCATAATACCGCTGAGCAAGTTCTGTTAGTAACTGAAATCGAGTCCATTCCTTTTGTGCTGTCGCCTCTGTTTTACGATGTTTAGAAACTTCATTGGCGGCTGAAATACGCCCCCCTGTGTAAACAGGCAAACTCAATTTAATTTGTCCCTTAGTAAATTGTTTTTCCTGGACTTCATAAGAAAAAGGTATCGGGTCTATGCTTATGTCAATAGGGGAATCTAAAAAGGTTTGCTTTATTTCCAATTCCCCTTTCGGATAGCGAAGTCCTTTCGCAGATTTCAATTCCTCTTCCTTTTGGCGAATTTCCTCATCTGCAGAGGAAAGAGCAGGATTGTTTGCTTCCATTTTTGCTACGGCATCTGTAAAACTGAGTGGTTCCGCAGAAGAAATCGGAGCCAACAACCCATATAGAATTATTATGAAAATAGAAAATCTACCCATTACCTTTAATCACTCATGTTTTGTCTGGAATAGACATTGTTTATTTGTTTTTTGTGTCATATATCATAACAAAATTTCAGGATTATTTACTATAAAAGCAATAAAAACAAAAATAAAACTTCAAAATAATTAATATAATAAAAACATTATACCTAATAACTACTTATATAAAGGATAGTACATTTTAAAAGGTATTTATGTATTTTTTTCTTTTAGAAACTTAATTGTGCTTACCAGAATCTAATTTCATTATAATGAACATTTACGAATAAACAAAGCATGATGAGGAGTTCGTATGAGTTTCCCTTTAAGTTTATTTTTTTGTTGTTTGTTACATATAGTAGGGCAGGGAATACCCGATGTCCCCTATGAACATTATTTTCATAATCCATTCCCCTTAAAGGATACAAATCTTTATACCGACTCGGCTTTCTTACCTATATGCATTAAGAAAGAAGAAGAAAACATAGTCTTATATCTGGGGACAGAAAAAGGATTATTCCAAATCTTATCTTTAAATAGTCCCAATTGGGAAAATGTTCCAGACAATGTTATAGAAAATGGGCATATTTTTGATATGGAAGTGGATTCAAAAGGGAAAATTTATTTAGGTGCATGGAATGGGTTATATTTTATTGAAAATGAGAAAATGGAACGAATTGCAGATGTCGGTGATATTCCAATTTCAGTAATAAAAATTACAGGAGAAAAAATTATTGCTGGAAGTCCGGAAGGAATCTGGATAAATGACGGAGATGGACAGTGGGAAAAAATAGAGTTAATATTTCCCCGAAGTATTCGGGATATTGCTGTTGATAATGAGGAGAATATCTGGATGGCTACGGAAGGAGGCTTAATTCGTATAAATGATGGAAAGGAAATAAGACACTATAAACACAAAGAAGACTTATTTGATGAAGGAGACCCGGAAAAAGAACTGATTTCTAATAATTTGCTTACGGTATGTGTCGTAAAAGACGATGAAATCTGGACAGGAGGATTAGGTGGTATTACTGTTTTAAAAAATGGTAGGGTAGTAAGAAAATACACGCATACAGATTTTCCCGGAGCAACAATTACAAAAATTGTATATGATAATATTTCTGACAAAGTATGGATTGGAACCAATAATGGTTTGGTATGTTTCCCGAATGGGGATAATAAAAATAAATTGGTTTTTCGGAGTAAACGATGGTTATTAGATGATAATGTCCGTGATATTTTTATGGATAAGGATGTAGTCTACATCAGTACCGTTAAGGGCGTAAGTCAGTTATCAGTACAGAAAAAAACATTAGCCGATAAGGCGAATTACTTTGAAAAGATAACACAGGAAAGACATACAAGGGAGCCGGGTATTGTAGAACATTGTAAATTGCGCGTTCCCGGTGACCTTTCGACCTGGGAACCTCTGGATGATGATAATGATGGTGGTTATACAAACATGTATCTTGCCAGTCTAGCTCTTCGATATGCAGTTACGAAAGATGAGGAAGTCCGACAACGAGCAAAACAGATTTTTAAAGCCATTTTATTTCTGGAAGAAGTAACAGAATTGCCGGGTTTTATTGCAAGGACAGTAGTCCCTGCGGATTGGACACAAGTTAATGACCCTAATGAGGAAATAAGCCCACAAAGAAAAGCAATGATGAGAGTATTAGACCCCAGATACAAACCTGTTGAGATTCGCTGGCGTAAATCCCGAGATGGAAAATGGCTCTGGAAAGGAGACACAAGTAGTGATGAAATTACGGCTCATTTCTTTGGGTGGGCAATTTATTATGATTTGTGTGCGGACGAAGAAGATAAACAATTACTAAAAGCCCTTGTTTCTCGTGTAATGGATAAAATCATTGCTGACGGATTTGTCCTTAAAGATATTGATGGAACACATACTCGTTGGGGTGTATGGGCTCCCGAACAACTTAAACATGACCCCGATTGGGCAAATGAAAGGGGAATTAATGCATTAGAAATTTTATCTTATCTGAAGACTTCATACCATATTACAGGCAACGAAAAGTATCAAAAGGAATATGAGCACTTGTTGATAGAGGAAGATTACGCTTCTCTTATAAAAAAGGCCAAAAATTATGGTCCTTCTTCTCGAACTCATATAGATGATGAATTGTTAGCCTTTACCTATCCGTCTTTGTTCCGATATGAAGAAGATGAACAGTGGTTAAAGATTTATCGAGATAGTATTCAGCATTGGTATAAGGGTATAGAAAATGAGGATAGCCCATTGTTTAATTTTATTTATGCCTGGTGTATGGGAAATGACCCAAATTTGGAAATGTCCGTAAAAACATTAAGAGAAATTCCTTATGACCTTATTAATTGGACAGTAGATAACAGGTTTCGGGAAGATATTCGCCTTGTTCGCGAATCAATTTTGGAAGTAATACAAACATCCCGACTCCTTCCGCCGGGAGAAACAGCGGTAATTCGCTGGGACAAAAATCGTTGGGAAGCAGTTCAAGGAGATGGCGGAAGAACAGAAAGAGCTGCTACCTTCTATTTATTCCCTTATTGGTTAGGGAAGTATTTAGGTCTAATTGAATGAATATTTCTGCATATAGTTTCGTATTGATTAACATCTTCCTATGATTTTTTGTAGAAATAATTTACGGATTTGTCATACAAGTTTTAATACTTTGTTGATTTTCATTTAGAATACACACATATTTTCCCCTGTTTTTTTTCTTATAGTTTAGCAATTATTTTCTAAGGTGTTGTTATATGATAGATTTTTCTGATTGGAACTTTATCTGGCAAACGGTGGGTGTTATAGGTGCTGTCATTTTTTTTGGACGATTTTATATACAGTGGATATGGTCTGAAAAGTTGGGGCGTAGTGTTATTCCCATCATATTCTGGTATATGAGTTCTGTGGGTTCCATCTTACTATTGGGATATGGAGTTTATATTCTTTCTCCTGTAGGTGTAGTTAGTTACGGTTTTAATTTACTGGTATATGCTCGCAATTTAATTCATATCTGGCGTAAACAAAATAAACTTACTCCTTTTCGTTATTATCTTACACATGGACTTGTTCTACTCGCTTTTATTGTATCAACAGTTGTCGTTTGTTATGTTTTCTATCAGAAGTTTTTTCATGTTCGTGAGATGGCAAAACCCCATGCAGTTCGGTATAGTTTCTGGATTTTTCTTGGATTAATGGGGCAAATACTCTTTGCTTTTCGTTTCTTAATTCAATGGTTGACTACAGAGGTAAAAAAACAGAGTGTCATTCCTCCCATATTCTGGTATCTTAGTCTTCTGGCTTCGTTCTTACAAATTATTTCCTATTCATTTCAGAAAGAATGGTTATATGCTATAGGTTTATTGACAACTCTCTTTGTATATTTCCGAAATATTTGGCTACTTAAAAAAGGAACAAAAGTTTTGTCTGCCAATGGGGAATAATAAAAATATAAATTAAAAGTATTGAAGGGAGATATTATGAATCACCTGTTTTTAAGATAGATAAACAGGAACTGGATGAATTTGAAAAAGGGTTCCCTTATAAAGAAAAACACATAACCCCAACTCAGTTAAGACATGAATAGGCATAAAAAAAACAATGGTGGAGTCGAGGAGGATCGAACTCCCGACCTCATGACTGCCAGTCATGCGCTCTCCCAACTGAGCTACGACCCCACGAGAATTGTTATTATAAACTAATTTACCTGTTGTTGTAAAGTAGAGAAATGCATTAGAATTTTATAATTTATTAGAATTAGAAATGTTTTTCTCTAAAATTAAAGGGATAAATTAAAATGAAAAAATATTTTTCAAAAAAGCCCCGTATCAATTCTGTTGTGTTCTTTTTATTTCTGATATGTGTTGTCTCTTTCTTTTCCTATGCACAATCGGACAAAAAAGAAGCCACAGCAATTCTAAGACCTCCATACTTATTAGATGAGTTTGGGCGAATTATTATTTATCATGGGATTACTGTTTCTAACTCTGCAAAAAGTGCAGAAGATTTTCTGCCATGGCAAAAAAAGGAAGATTTTGCACGATTAAAAGAATGGGGATTTAATTTAGTTCGATATTTAATTTTTTGGGAGGCAATAGAACCTGTTTCAGGTAAATACAACGATAAATATATGCAAGATACCCTTGAACGATTAAAATGGTTGGAGGAATTAGGAATTGATGTTCTTCTATGTATTCATCAAGACCTATTTCATCGGCGTTTTGGGGGTAGTGGTTTTCCTGACTGGGCTGTACATGATGGCGGATATCCAGTTACTCCAGTTTCGCCTCCTTATAAGAATTATTTTACAAAACCTGTAATGAGTTGTTTTGATTATTTCTGGCGGAGTGATTTATTAAAAAATAGTTATATAGATATGGTTAAATATGTCCTTTCTAATGTAGATAAACTTCCTCATCTGATAGGGATTGAGGTATTTGATGAACCTTGGCCCCATATAGGACCTGGTTTTGAAGCAACCATACTTACAGATTTCTATAAGCGTATAGAGAAGATGAAAATTGACAATAACTTTAAAACAACACTTTACTTCCAGCCTATGTTAATTTCCAGTGTTGTTATGCCAACAGGATTGCAATTCCAGCCAACAGGGTTCGCCGTATATGCCGTCCGTTACTTTGACCCCTTCTATGAAAACGAAAACAGTACTTATGGAAAAACAAATAACTGGATTATGTCAACTACCATTTCTCAAAGAGTCCGCGAGTCCCGCCGATGGGGAATTCCTATGCTAATAACCGATTTTGGTGTAGCACTAAATCCTGCAGAAGCAATGAGGTTCTTAGATGATTGGTTCTTACTTATGGACCAGTATCATTTAGGCTGGGTATATAATTCTTTTGATCGAGATACGGTGAACCCTTATGGAATATTAGATAGTGAAGGAAATTCCAAGCCTGTATTGGGCAAATTAATCCAAACCTATCCTCAAAGAATTGCGGGGAAAAACCCAACATGGTATACCAAGGGAAACTTATTTAAACTTAGTTATAAACCAGATGGAAATGTTGCTCCGACGGTTATTTTTATTCCTCGAAGTGATGTAGCAAGACAGGTAGTTGTAAATACAAAACCTTATCCCTATGACCCATTTAAGGACTTGCGTTTTGAATATAAAGCCAGTCCCAATGAAAAGACTGTAAATATTGTTGTCCAATGGTAAAGACATAAAATTTATTGACTCTTTAAATTACTCTTTAAAAAATAACTGTGTTCACTAATACATTAAAGAATTATTTTCGAGAATATTCAAAATATCCTCTTGTTCAAACTTGTGAAGGGGTTATTCGTTTTGGAGAGGTATGGGAAAAATCGGATAGATATATTAAGAGTTTGTCAGTTTTTGAAGGTAAACGCATAGGTCTTGTATCTGTTCCTTCACCAGAAACTTTGATACTTATCTGTGCTTTGATGAGACTAAATCCCAAAATAATTCTATTTTCACCCTTTGAACCATCGTCATTAATTTATAGATATATACAAGAAACCCAACCATTAGCTCTTCTTTGTGATGATAATTATGCCTCTAAATATACAGCATCTCCTGTTCCTGTTGTATCGTATAGAAAAATTGAAGAAGTAAAACAGTTGAGAATATCGGGTGCCTTAGATAAGCTCCAAATAGGAGAGGAGTGTATATTTATCATAATGACTTCAGGGAGTTCTGCTGCCCCTAAGAAAGTTGTTTTGACAGGGAGCAATTTATTAAACAATGCCTATTACAGTAATAGAAATCTTATTTTTCAGCCAGGGGATGTTTGGCTTTTGTCGTTACCTTTGTTTCATGTTTCGGGCTTATCTGTTTTATTTCGTTCAATAGAAAGTGGAGGTAGTATTTATATCCCGTCTGAAAATATCCGTTGGTGGGAAATGGATTTGCCGCCTGAGGTAACCCATATTTCCGTGGTTAGCACAATTATGAAAAGATTACTGGATAAAGAGAATTATTTTTTAAGGAAAAGGATACAAGGTATATTATTAGGAGGAGGCCCCATCCCCGAAGGGATAGTTCGTAGATGTTATGATATGGGTTTGCCTCTATATACAACTTATGGTTTATCGGAAATGTCTTCGCAAGTAACAACAACATGCCCAGATGATACTTTATCTCATTTATTAACCAGTGGAAAACCTCTTGTCCCTGATACAGTAAAAATAGGTAAAGATGGGGATATTTTCGTTCGCGGTCCATGTAGATTTCAGGGATATTTGCGAGAAAATACAGTGGAACAACCGTTTGATGAGGAAGGTTGGTTTGTTACTCAGGATATAGGAAAATGGACTTCGGATGGTTACCTTCAAATATTAGGTAGGAAGGATAATGTTTTTATATGTGGGGGTGAAAATATCCAGCCAGAAGAGATTGAAAATCAAATTATGTCCAGTGGCTTTGTGGATAAAGTTATGGTTGTTCCTAAGAAAGATGAGGAATATGGATATGTTCCTGTTGCTTTTGTCGACTTTTCCGAGGACAATAAGGAAAAGGCTTTGAATGAATATCTCCAAGAGCGAATATCCGGTATAAAAATACCCAAGTGTTATTTGCCTTTCCCTTCGGAATTTGAGGAAAAAGGAATAAAAATATCTCGAAAGAAATTAACAGAATGGGTATGTAATAACATAAAACAAAAAGGAAAATAACATGAAAATAGTCAAGAAAATAATTGTTTTATCGTTCCTTCTTTTGTTGTTTCTTTCTTGTGATATTTTTTCTACAGAGCGTTCTAT
It encodes the following:
- the menE gene encoding o-succinylbenzoate--CoA ligase; amino-acid sequence: MFTNTLKNYFREYSKYPLVQTCEGVIRFGEVWEKSDRYIKSLSVFEGKRIGLVSVPSPETLILICALMRLNPKIILFSPFEPSSLIYRYIQETQPLALLCDDNYASKYTASPVPVVSYRKIEEVKQLRISGALDKLQIGEECIFIIMTSGSSAAPKKVVLTGSNLLNNAYYSNRNLIFQPGDVWLLSLPLFHVSGLSVLFRSIESGGSIYIPSENIRWWEMDLPPEVTHISVVSTIMKRLLDKENYFLRKRIQGILLGGGPIPEGIVRRCYDMGLPLYTTYGLSEMSSQVTTTCPDDTLSHLLTSGKPLVPDTVKIGKDGDIFVRGPCRFQGYLRENTVEQPFDEEGWFVTQDIGKWTSDGYLQILGRKDNVFICGGENIQPEEIENQIMSSGFVDKVMVVPKKDEEYGYVPVAFVDFSEDNKEKALNEYLQERISGIKIPKCYLPFPSEFEEKGIKISRKKLTEWVCNNIKQKGK
- a CDS encoding TolC family protein; translated protein: MGRFSIFIIILYGLLAPISSAEPLSFTDAVAKMEANNPALSSADEEIRQKEEELKSAKGLRYPKGELEIKQTFLDSPIDISIDPIPFSYEVQEKQFTKGQIKLSLPVYTGGRISAANEVSKHRKTEATAQKEWTRFQLLTELAQRYYGLVLAKQNYKVQTLKRELMEKHVDRAERLFREGIIAKVELLHAQVELAKAKQEEDAAQRDISIIQEGLINILFENNLWEPNSELFLLNSDPPIDTFKESLNETHPAISIISSKVEQANAGVKAEKGANRPTVYLFGMHEIFEDDLTLLDPTWAVGIGLNYTFFDGFQGKHKTASAKALVRKAEYMRVKVKKDLESLVVKRYEEMKKAREQWESFDTTLQLTAENLRVRTKAFEEGVSTSIEVVDAVYQHSRAQLGRLKSAYDYDVALFQLLEASGQSSRWQEFMNQIQIVEANEEKTPSQP
- a CDS encoding lipid-A-disaccharide synthase N-terminal domain-containing protein, which encodes MIDFSDWNFIWQTVGVIGAVIFFGRFYIQWIWSEKLGRSVIPIIFWYMSSVGSILLLGYGVYILSPVGVVSYGFNLLVYARNLIHIWRKQNKLTPFRYYLTHGLVLLAFIVSTVVVCYVFYQKFFHVREMAKPHAVRYSFWIFLGLMGQILFAFRFLIQWLTTEVKKQSVIPPIFWYLSLLASFLQIISYSFQKEWLYAIGLLTTLFVYFRNIWLLKKGTKVLSANGE
- a CDS encoding cellulase family glycosylhydrolase, encoding MKKYFSKKPRINSVVFFLFLICVVSFFSYAQSDKKEATAILRPPYLLDEFGRIIIYHGITVSNSAKSAEDFLPWQKKEDFARLKEWGFNLVRYLIFWEAIEPVSGKYNDKYMQDTLERLKWLEELGIDVLLCIHQDLFHRRFGGSGFPDWAVHDGGYPVTPVSPPYKNYFTKPVMSCFDYFWRSDLLKNSYIDMVKYVLSNVDKLPHLIGIEVFDEPWPHIGPGFEATILTDFYKRIEKMKIDNNFKTTLYFQPMLISSVVMPTGLQFQPTGFAVYAVRYFDPFYENENSTYGKTNNWIMSTTISQRVRESRRWGIPMLITDFGVALNPAEAMRFLDDWFLLMDQYHLGWVYNSFDRDTVNPYGILDSEGNSKPVLGKLIQTYPQRIAGKNPTWYTKGNLFKLSYKPDGNVAPTVIFIPRSDVARQVVVNTKPYPYDPFKDLRFEYKASPNEKTVNIVVQW
- a CDS encoding efflux RND transporter periplasmic adaptor subunit, with protein sequence MRHPRLVAFFIFMISLFVVSFLSYIFIQPQPFYLQGEVETDKINVSAKVPGRVLEIIAEEGQRVKKGDTVAILDRPQLEAKKKQAESAQKAAQAQFEKAEKGAREEQIRMAYNQWLQAQAGKELAEKSFQRIQKLFEEGVVPAQKRDEVEAQYKMACRLEATAKAQYDMAINGTREEDKKAAEALVQQASGAVQEVESLIDEVHVTAPIDGEILEHIVYPGEIASAGMPIVTMLNPDKIWITFNIREDQMNGLHIGQVIAGMIPALNRRVLEMEIYYISPLGEFATWRATSASGGFDLRTFEVRAKPLQKPEGLRPGMSIVVPWERPDKEADWVIFIRGKIDNLIKRFVSRRGSS